Proteins co-encoded in one Quercus robur chromosome 8, dhQueRobu3.1, whole genome shotgun sequence genomic window:
- the LOC126696911 gene encoding putative recombination initiation defects 3 produces the protein MYTRLSLVFQSLQRFGSQEPENSVKKISCLPQPSCTQEESQMQISRSSSNLMRKWNSASVTDHRSQISEELEHRIGLMETSLNRFGMILDSVQSDGMQLNKGMKEVSLEMDSIRRKLIVRDNFLQSVVKPSDVMFEIWFLLTRLRYGKPEQGT, from the exons ATGTATACTCGTCTTAGTTTAGTTTTTCAGTCCTTGCAGAGATTTGGTTCTCAAGAACCAGAAAACTCTGTAAAGAAGATTTCTTGCTTGCCTCAACCTAGTTGTACACAAGAAGAGAGTCAAATGCAAATCTCAAGATCTTCATCCAATCTAATGCGGAAATGGAATTCTGCTTCTGTTACAGATCATAGAA GTCAGATTAGTGAAGAACTTGAACATCGAATTGGAttgatggaaacttcattaaaCAGGTTTGGAATGATCCTGGATTCTGTTCAGAGCGATGGCATGCAACTAAACAAAGGAATGAAAGAAGTTTCACTGGAGA TGGACAGCATACGGCGGAAACTGATTGTTCGAGATAACTTTCTGCAGTCAGTGGTAAAGCCTTCTGATGTGATGTTTGAGATATGGTTTCTTCTAACACGATTGAGATATGGTAAACCAGAACAAGGGACATGA
- the LOC126696908 gene encoding U-box domain-containing protein 33-like isoform X1: MASGHENSEDPVTSVNEEMIYVAVGTDVKDCKSILLWALRNFGGKRICIVHVHRPARWIPNGLGGNHPVSSLDERIVRDYRKAEGKIMNEILEEYLSICHREGVQAQRVWIEMDDIGKGIIEFISRDGIKELVMGGSLDKHYKEKMSLRSKKAKYVCKRAPLSCRILFICNSRLIYTREEKASSDTKNGQAKHLIPRSITWEHDSDNTESEASNHSISNSVNLGHNGDITKAVPSNCLRSNSVTLGNERENGGKRMMDFLINESIEECSSPKNKLDVVVEGIGNFDEWDGSIISPGSACPSFPPQKVDDLTLALWNANGLDLSPISSASTNSASPSASSLLQPSPTLTSSASTTSIYSSIGSRSAVDVSLYEKLLLQVIEEAGTEAQMRRQAQRELLETTRMFQEEVKQRKEVEEALVKEREELEKLKNLKDQMMEELRIANKENILLKSQNEELEKKRDELQIERDNALQEAEGLRRKQVEASRQVPKFFLSEIEEATQGFDESLIIGRGGYGNVYKGLLGQAQVAIKTLQSNGNQGPLQFEMEVRALSQLRHPNLVRLIGCCLETFTLIYEYLPNGSLEDWLNCKNKSPPLPWQTRIRIAIELCSVLVYLHSRKPHSIVHGDLKPSNILLDANFVSKLSDFGICRILCHERSSGNDTTLCHLTQPMGTVPYMDPEFLVSGKLTRKSDVYSFGLILLQLLTGQRPDLTIAMEMQVVIDTENLSSRLDPLAGDWPIEIAQNIAQLALKCCDKYRKNRPVLGSDHVKSLLEPMLVVQGFEETAGLVGMTLHAE, encoded by the exons ATGGCAAGTGGGCATGAGAATTCAGAGGATCCGGTTACAAGTGTGAACGAAGAAATGATATACGTTGCAGTGGGAACAGATGTGAAAGACTGCAAATCAATCTTGTTATGGGCTTTACGCAATTTTGGAGGAAAGAGGATTTGTATCGTTCATGTTCATCGACCTGCACGGTGGATCCCCAACGGTt TGGGTGGAAACCATCCAGTAAGCTCATTGGACGAAAGGATTGTACGGGATTACCGGAAAGCAGAAGGGAAAATTATGAATGAGATCCTAGAAGAATACCTTTCTATTTGTCACCGAGAGGGG gtaCAAGCACAAAGAGTCTGGATTGAAATGGACGATATCGGGAAGGGAATTATAGAATTCATTTCTCGTGATGGGATTAAGGAGCTTGTAATGGGAGGATCATTAGACAAGCATTATAAAGA GAAGATGAGCCTCAGGTCTAAGAAAGCTAAATATGTGTGCAAACGAGCACCCCTTTCCTGTCGCATACTATTTATCTGCAACAGTCGCCTTATTTATACCAG ggaggaaaaagcAAGTTCGGACACTAAAAATGGACAAGCAAAGCACTTGATACCACGATCTATTACTTGGGAGCATGATAGTGACAACACTGAATCTGAAGCATCAAACCACTCGATATCAAATTCTGTAAATTTGGGACATAATGGGGACATCACTAAAGCTGTACCATCAAATTGCTTGAGATCAAATTCTGTTACGCTGGGTAATGAAAGGGAAAATGGTGGAAAGAGAATGATGGATTTTCTTATCAACGAAAGTATAGAAGAGTGTTCATCTCCAAAGAACAAGTTGGATGTAGTGGTAGAAGGGATTGGGAATTTTGATGAATGGGATGGATCAATCATTAGTCCAGGTTCTGCTTGCCCGTCATTCCCTCCCCAAAAAGTGGATGATTTAACACTGGCTTTGTGGAATGCGAATGGGTTAGACTTAAGCCCAATTTCTTCAGCTTCAACTAATTCAGCAAGCCCTTCTGCATCTTCATTATTGCAACCAAGTCCGACATTGACTTCAAGTGCAAGTACAACATCAATATACTCATCTATTGGATCTCGCAGTGCAGTG GATGTATCTCTTTATGAGAAACTTCTACTACAAGTGATAGAAGAGGCTGGAACTGAGGCACAGATGCGTCGACAAGCCCAAAGAGAATTGCTTGAGACCACACGCATG TTCCAAGAAGAGGtgaaacaaaggaaagaagttGAGGAAGCActagtgaaagagagagaagaacttGAAAAGTTGAAGAATCTGAAAGACCAAATGATGGAAGAACTTCGGATTGccaataaagaaaatatattattaaagaGCCAAAATGAAGAgttagaaaaaaagagagatgagtTGCAGATTGAGCGTGACAATGCATTGCAAGAAGCTGAAGGGCTTAGAAGAAAACAAGTAGAGGCCTCTAGACAAGTGCCTAAGTTCTTTCTCTCCGAGATTGAAGAAGCTACTCAAGGCTTTGATGAATCCCTTATAATTGGACGAGGAGGATATGGGAACGTTTATAAAGGTCTCCTGGGTCAAGCCCAAGTTGCTATAAAGACGCTACAATCTAATGGCAACCAAGGCCCCTTACAATTCGAAATGGAG GTTCGTGCGTTGAGTCAGCTGAGGCATCCCAATCTAGTCAGACTTATTGGATGTTGTTTGGAAACTTTTACGCTTATCTACGAGTATCTCCCCAATGGAAGCCTTGAAGATTGGCTCAACTGCAAGAACAAAAGTCCTCCATTACCATGGCAGACTCGAATACGCATCGCAATAGAGTTGTGCTCTGTCCTCGTTTATCTTCATTCTAGAAAACCTCACAGCATAGTACATGGTGATTTGAAACCCTCTAATATCCTTCTCGATGCAAACTTTGTGAGTAAACTTAGTGACTTTGGAATATGCCGTATATTATGCCATGAAAGAAGTTCAGGCAACGACACAACACTATGTCATCTTACTCAACCAATGGGCACTGTTCCTTACATGGATCCTGAGTTCCTTGTTTCAGGAAAGCTTACTAGGAAGTCAGATGTTTACTCGTTTGGACTCATATTACTACAATTGTTGACTGGGCAGAGACCAGACCTCACGATAGCAATGGAAATGCAAGTTGTCATAGATACTGAAAATTTGTCATCCCGCTTGGATCCTTTGGCTGGAGACTGGCCAATTGAGATTGCTCAAAACATTGCTCAATTGGCCTTGAAGTGTTGTGACAAGTACCGAAAGAATCGGCCAGTCCTTGGGTCAGATCATGTCAAGAGTTTACTTGAACCAATGTTGGTAGTACAAGGCTTTGAAGAGACGGCTGGACTAGTAGGCATGACACTTCACGCAGAATGA
- the LOC126696451 gene encoding uncharacterized protein LOC126696451 — translation MNHFVIHKFLLDDSDEDEIIEELVMEASQPKRRRRSIKRNHLVGHERLFLDYFAPTPVYPPTLFRRRFRMKRSLFLRIQSQVEAHDSYFVQKRNSANKLGLSSLQKITAALRMLAYGVSGDLIDEYVRIGETTALESLKKFVTAVIDVFSEEYLRKPNNEDIARLLAHGERRGFPERSHVFNELAEGRAPTIQYSINGHDYTMGYCLADGIYPKWATFVKTIPAPQGHKYKLFAAAQEGYRKDVERAFGVLQARFAIVRGPARFFHLETLKKIMKACIILHNMIVEDEREDERDDNEVVDLDYEQNDGVDNPPLQMLREQSDEFLSYIERHGRIRDREINFQLQSDLIKHLWQLQGES, via the exons ATGAATCACTTTGTGATTCACAAGTTCCTTCTTGATGACTCAGATGAAGATGAGATAATCGAAGAACTTGTTATGGAAGCATCACAACCTAAGCGTCGTCGTCGTTCTATCAAACGTAATCATTTGGTAGGCCATGAGAGgctttttcttgattattttgcTCCCACACCAGTATATCCACCTACTTTATTTCGTAGGAGATTTCGAATGAAgcgttctctttttcttcgtaTTCAATCTCAAGTTGAAGCTCATGACTCTTATtttgtccaaaaaagaaatagtgcTAACAAACTTGGTTTATCTTCATTGCAAAAGATAACTGCTGCACTTAGAATGCTTGCGTATGGAGTATCGGGTGATTTGATAGATGAATATGTGCGGATTGGAGAAACTACTGCAttagaaagtttgaaaaaatttgttactGCAGTAATTGATGTTTTCTCTGAAGAATACTTGAGAAAGCCAAACAATGAAGACATTGCTAGACTGTTAGCTCACGGCGAACGTCGAGGTTTTCCAG AGCGATCTCATGTATTTAATGAATTGGCTGAAGGACGTGCTCCTACAATACAATACTCAATTAATGGTCATGACTACACTATGGGATATTGCCTTGCTGATGGTATATATCCAAAGTGGGCAACATTTGTGAAAACAATCCCAGCTCCACAAGGACATAAGTATAAATTATTTGCAGCAGCCCAAGAGGGGTATAGGAAGGATGTTGAGCGTGCATTTGGAGTGCTTCAAGCACGTTTCGCAATTGTCCGTGGACCTGCACGattttttcatcttgaaacactCAAAAAGATCATGAAAGCGTGCATAATTCTCCATAATATGATTGTTGAAGATGAGCGAGAAGATGAGCGGGATGATAATGAAGTGGTAGATTTGGATTATGAACAAAATGATGGAGTGGATAATCCTCCTCTGCAAATGTTACGTGAACAAAGTGATGAATTTTTGTCATACATTGAGAGGCATGGACGCATTAGAGACCGAGAAATCAATTTTCAACTCCAGTCGGACCTTATTAAACATTTATGGCAATTGCAAGGCGAGTCGTAG
- the LOC126696908 gene encoding U-box domain-containing protein 33-like isoform X2: protein MSLRSKKAKYVCKRAPLSCRILFICNSRLIYTREEKASSDTKNGQAKHLIPRSITWEHDSDNTESEASNHSISNSVNLGHNGDITKAVPSNCLRSNSVTLGNERENGGKRMMDFLINESIEECSSPKNKLDVVVEGIGNFDEWDGSIISPGSACPSFPPQKVDDLTLALWNANGLDLSPISSASTNSASPSASSLLQPSPTLTSSASTTSIYSSIGSRSAVDVSLYEKLLLQVIEEAGTEAQMRRQAQRELLETTRMFQEEVKQRKEVEEALVKEREELEKLKNLKDQMMEELRIANKENILLKSQNEELEKKRDELQIERDNALQEAEGLRRKQVEASRQVPKFFLSEIEEATQGFDESLIIGRGGYGNVYKGLLGQAQVAIKTLQSNGNQGPLQFEMEVRALSQLRHPNLVRLIGCCLETFTLIYEYLPNGSLEDWLNCKNKSPPLPWQTRIRIAIELCSVLVYLHSRKPHSIVHGDLKPSNILLDANFVSKLSDFGICRILCHERSSGNDTTLCHLTQPMGTVPYMDPEFLVSGKLTRKSDVYSFGLILLQLLTGQRPDLTIAMEMQVVIDTENLSSRLDPLAGDWPIEIAQNIAQLALKCCDKYRKNRPVLGSDHVKSLLEPMLVVQGFEETAGLVGMTLHAE, encoded by the exons ATGAGCCTCAGGTCTAAGAAAGCTAAATATGTGTGCAAACGAGCACCCCTTTCCTGTCGCATACTATTTATCTGCAACAGTCGCCTTATTTATACCAG ggaggaaaaagcAAGTTCGGACACTAAAAATGGACAAGCAAAGCACTTGATACCACGATCTATTACTTGGGAGCATGATAGTGACAACACTGAATCTGAAGCATCAAACCACTCGATATCAAATTCTGTAAATTTGGGACATAATGGGGACATCACTAAAGCTGTACCATCAAATTGCTTGAGATCAAATTCTGTTACGCTGGGTAATGAAAGGGAAAATGGTGGAAAGAGAATGATGGATTTTCTTATCAACGAAAGTATAGAAGAGTGTTCATCTCCAAAGAACAAGTTGGATGTAGTGGTAGAAGGGATTGGGAATTTTGATGAATGGGATGGATCAATCATTAGTCCAGGTTCTGCTTGCCCGTCATTCCCTCCCCAAAAAGTGGATGATTTAACACTGGCTTTGTGGAATGCGAATGGGTTAGACTTAAGCCCAATTTCTTCAGCTTCAACTAATTCAGCAAGCCCTTCTGCATCTTCATTATTGCAACCAAGTCCGACATTGACTTCAAGTGCAAGTACAACATCAATATACTCATCTATTGGATCTCGCAGTGCAGTG GATGTATCTCTTTATGAGAAACTTCTACTACAAGTGATAGAAGAGGCTGGAACTGAGGCACAGATGCGTCGACAAGCCCAAAGAGAATTGCTTGAGACCACACGCATG TTCCAAGAAGAGGtgaaacaaaggaaagaagttGAGGAAGCActagtgaaagagagagaagaacttGAAAAGTTGAAGAATCTGAAAGACCAAATGATGGAAGAACTTCGGATTGccaataaagaaaatatattattaaagaGCCAAAATGAAGAgttagaaaaaaagagagatgagtTGCAGATTGAGCGTGACAATGCATTGCAAGAAGCTGAAGGGCTTAGAAGAAAACAAGTAGAGGCCTCTAGACAAGTGCCTAAGTTCTTTCTCTCCGAGATTGAAGAAGCTACTCAAGGCTTTGATGAATCCCTTATAATTGGACGAGGAGGATATGGGAACGTTTATAAAGGTCTCCTGGGTCAAGCCCAAGTTGCTATAAAGACGCTACAATCTAATGGCAACCAAGGCCCCTTACAATTCGAAATGGAG GTTCGTGCGTTGAGTCAGCTGAGGCATCCCAATCTAGTCAGACTTATTGGATGTTGTTTGGAAACTTTTACGCTTATCTACGAGTATCTCCCCAATGGAAGCCTTGAAGATTGGCTCAACTGCAAGAACAAAAGTCCTCCATTACCATGGCAGACTCGAATACGCATCGCAATAGAGTTGTGCTCTGTCCTCGTTTATCTTCATTCTAGAAAACCTCACAGCATAGTACATGGTGATTTGAAACCCTCTAATATCCTTCTCGATGCAAACTTTGTGAGTAAACTTAGTGACTTTGGAATATGCCGTATATTATGCCATGAAAGAAGTTCAGGCAACGACACAACACTATGTCATCTTACTCAACCAATGGGCACTGTTCCTTACATGGATCCTGAGTTCCTTGTTTCAGGAAAGCTTACTAGGAAGTCAGATGTTTACTCGTTTGGACTCATATTACTACAATTGTTGACTGGGCAGAGACCAGACCTCACGATAGCAATGGAAATGCAAGTTGTCATAGATACTGAAAATTTGTCATCCCGCTTGGATCCTTTGGCTGGAGACTGGCCAATTGAGATTGCTCAAAACATTGCTCAATTGGCCTTGAAGTGTTGTGACAAGTACCGAAAGAATCGGCCAGTCCTTGGGTCAGATCATGTCAAGAGTTTACTTGAACCAATGTTGGTAGTACAAGGCTTTGAAGAGACGGCTGGACTAGTAGGCATGACACTTCACGCAGAATGA
- the LOC126696452 gene encoding glutathione S-transferase T3-like, whose translation MESRRDTELHRDLTFITGIMNGDIEIDSQFLGTSQNTPTSVSDSPPPPPPQVENTSSTKGKRGSNFTVEEDKLLVAAWLNTSVDAISSNEQTQNTFRQKVWEYFMQYNTSGTTRTVISLLSRWGTISEKTNKFAGCMAQINALHQSGITEEDKIINAKALYLEKYKKPFLLDHCWLMLKDQPKFADPNNARSRSYVPPTSEPISISEGDCGSGLGDTSNLERPIGRKAEKAIRKNKAAGKDVGEYLNKKLKLIEDVTRLEEEKMSFEREKLAIEKASREEKLKIERERMIIEKKKCEREERLEEERIMMIDTSGLTGAQKAFYEQLQEEIMAKRRSCS comes from the exons atggagTCACGTAGGGACACAGAGTTACATAGAGACCTAACATTTATCACGGGTATCATGAACGGGGATATAGAAATTGACTCTCAATTTTTGGGAACGTCTCAAAATACTCCTACGTCAGTTTCTGAttctccacctccaccaccaccacaagttGAAAATACCTCTTCTACAAAAGGAAAACGGGGCTCTAATTTTACTGTAGAGGAAGATAAACTTTTAGTGGCAGCATGGCTCAATACTAGTGTTGATGCCATAAGCAGTAatgaacaaacacaaaatacctTTCGTCAAAAAGTTTGGGAATATTTTATGCAGTACAATACATCCGGTACCACACGCACTGTTATCTCCTTACTAAGTCGTTGGGGTACGATTAGTGAAAAGACAAATAAGTTTGCTGGGTGTATGGCTCAAATTAACGCACTTCATCAAAGTGGTATAACCGAAGAAGATaag attatcaATGCGAAGGCTTTGTATTTAGAGAAGTACAAGAAACCCTTTCTTCTTGATCATTGTTGGCTCATGTTAAAGGACCAACCAAAGTTTGCCGATCCTAATAATGCTAGATCGAGATCATATGTGCCTCCAACTTCAGAGCCAATATCTATTAGTGAAGGGGATTGTGGGTCCGGACTTGGTGACACTTCTAACTTGGAGAGACCTATTGGTAGGAAGGCCGAAAAGGCCATCCGAAAGAACAAAGCCGCCGGAAAAGATGTAGGGGaatatttgaacaaaaaattgaaattgattgaGGATGTAACTCGGTTGGAAGAGGAAAAAATGTCTTTTGAGAGGGAAAAACTTGCAATTGAAAAGGCAAGTAGGGAAGAAAAACTTAAGATTGAGAGGGAAAGAATGattattgagaagaaaaaatgtgAGCGAGAAGAAAggttagaggaagagagaatcATGATGATAGATACAAGTGGCTTAACCGGAGCACAAAAAGCTTTTTATGAACAACTCCAAGAGGAAATCATGGCAAAACGAAGATCATGTAGTTAA